The following coding sequences lie in one Sciurus carolinensis unplaced genomic scaffold, mSciCar1.2, whole genome shotgun sequence genomic window:
- the Bmp15 gene encoding bone morphogenetic protein 15: MVLLSILRILVWGLLLMQHGVQMAKVEQPSDTLLAESPTLPLIQELMEEAPGKQQKKPQLQGHPLRYMLELYQRSADPHGHPRENRTIGATMVRLVRPSANIARTIRGPWHMQTLDFPLRPNRVVYQLVRATVVYRHQLHLAHFHFSCHVEPWAPQSPTNHFPSGRNSSKPSLMSKAWTEMDITQHIQQRLWNHKGHRVLRLRFMCQQQKGSKVPGLRWHGTSSLDIAFVLLYFNDTHKSVQKAKLHPSGLEKFIEVESLLLRRARQAGNIVSEVSGSSQEHYGSANNQCSLHPFKVSFQQLGWDHWIIAPRHYTPNYCKGSCPRVLRYGLNSPNHAIIQNLVNELVDKNVPQPSCVPYKYVPISILLIEENGNILYKEFEDMIAQSCTCR; the protein is encoded by the exons ATGGTCCTCCTTAGCATTCTTAGAATACTTGTTTGGGGACTGCTTTTAATGCAACATGGGGTCCAAATGGCAAAGGTAGAGCAGCCCTCTGACACCCTCCTGGCTGAATCCCCTACCTTGCCACTGATTCAGGAGCTGATGGAAGAAGCCCCTGGCAAGCAGCAGAAGAAGCCACAGCTCCAAGGGCATCCCCTGCGGTACATGCTGGAGTTGTACCAGCGTTCAGCTGACCCCCATGGACATCCCAGGGAGAACCGCACTATTGGGGCCACCATGGTAAGGCTGGTGAGACCTTCGGCCAATATAGCAAGGACTATCAGAG GTCCCTGGCATATGCAGACCCTGGACTTTCCTCTTAGACCAAACCGGGTAGTGTACCAACTAGTCAGAGCCACTGTGGTTTATCGTCATCAACTCCACCTAGCTCACTTCCATTTCTCTTGCCATGTGGAGCCCTGGGCCCCACAAAGCCCAACCAACCATTTTCCATCAGGAAGAAATTCCTCAAAGCCTTCTCTGATGTCTAAAGCCTGGACAGAGATGGATATCACACAACACATTCAGCAGAGACTCTGGAATCACAAGGGTCACAGGGTCCTAAGACTCCGCTTCATGTGTCAGCAGCAAAAAGGTAGCAAGGTTCCTGGGCTCCGGTGGCATGGCACTTCATCTTTGGATATTGCCTTTGTGCTACTGTATTTCAATGACACTCATAAAAGTGTTCAGAAGGCTAAACTTCATCCCAGTGGGCTAGAGAAATTTATAGAAGTGGAATCTCTTCTTTTGCGGAGGGCCCGGCAAGCAGGCAACATCGTGTCTGAGGTTTCTGGCTCTTCCCAGGAACATTATGGATCTGCAAATAATCAGTGTTCCCTTCATCCCTTCAAAGTCAGCTTCCAGCAACTGGGCTGGGATCACTGGATCATTGCCCCTCGTCACTATACCCCAAACTACTGTAAGGGATCCTGTCCTCGGGTGCTACGCTATGGTCTCAATTCCCCCAATCATGCCATCATTCAGAACCTTGTCAATGAGCTAGTGGACAAGAATGTCCCTCAGCCCTCCTGTGTCCCTTATAAGTATGTTCCTATTAGCATCCTTCTGATTGAGGAAAATGGGAATATTCTTTACAAGGAGTTTGAGGATATGATTGCCCAGTCCTGCACGTGTAGATAA